The Rhodococcus triatomae genome includes a window with the following:
- the ftsW gene encoding putative lipid II flippase FtsW — MAAPSRAPRTRIGTWLARPLASFHLIVTIAFLLTVLGLVMVLSSSSVESYANDGSAYALFLPQLMYAVLGAVFFYIALCIPIRVLRKWSFPAFAACMVLLALVLIPGVGNVAQGSRRWLVLGPFSVQPSELIKVALALWGAHLLASRRREGRGSLKEILVPLVPAGLLACVMVVLQPNLSTTIALGIILGALLWYGGLPLKVFGSIVVGGVVAAGVLAVSAGYRSNRVRAFFNPGEDPQGINYQARQAAFSLADGGFLGRGLGQSRAKWSYLPNAHNDFIFAIIGEELGFLGCLAVLGLFGLFVYTGLRIAARSVDPFLRLLTATATTWILGQAMINIGYVIGLLPVTGLQLPLVSAGGSSLAITLFMFGVLANAARHEPEAIAALHAGQDGRISKMLRLRKPEPYAPVSPSSTRAVAVRRAQERSRSGRGAAGAPVSYRSAQGRDGREGDRARDRDRRAADPGRSRDRRANEGRATGSGRGADNRRARGDRRAHGERRAGERGNRR, encoded by the coding sequence ATGGCAGCACCGTCCCGGGCACCGAGGACCCGGATCGGCACCTGGCTGGCGCGTCCGCTCGCCTCGTTCCACCTGATCGTCACGATCGCCTTCCTGCTCACGGTGCTGGGCCTGGTCATGGTGTTGTCCTCGTCGAGTGTCGAGTCCTACGCCAACGACGGTTCGGCCTACGCTCTGTTCCTGCCCCAGCTGATGTACGCGGTCCTCGGTGCGGTGTTCTTCTACATCGCGCTGTGCATACCGATCCGGGTTCTGCGCAAATGGTCGTTCCCCGCGTTCGCCGCCTGCATGGTGCTCCTGGCTCTGGTGCTCATCCCGGGCGTCGGCAACGTGGCCCAGGGTTCGCGGCGCTGGCTGGTCCTGGGCCCGTTCTCGGTCCAGCCGTCCGAGCTGATCAAGGTCGCACTCGCGCTGTGGGGCGCGCATCTGCTCGCCTCCCGGCGTCGGGAAGGGCGGGGCTCGCTCAAGGAGATCCTGGTACCGCTGGTGCCGGCCGGCCTGCTCGCCTGCGTCATGGTGGTGCTCCAGCCGAACCTGAGTACCACCATCGCGCTCGGCATCATCCTGGGAGCACTGCTCTGGTACGGCGGTCTTCCGCTCAAGGTATTCGGGTCCATCGTCGTCGGTGGCGTCGTCGCGGCGGGTGTCCTGGCGGTGTCCGCCGGCTACCGCTCCAACCGGGTGCGCGCATTCTTCAATCCGGGTGAGGATCCGCAGGGCATCAACTATCAGGCGAGGCAGGCGGCATTCTCCCTGGCCGACGGTGGTTTCCTCGGTCGGGGGCTCGGTCAGAGCCGCGCCAAGTGGAGCTATCTGCCCAATGCCCACAACGACTTCATCTTCGCGATCATCGGGGAGGAACTCGGTTTCCTGGGCTGCCTGGCGGTCCTCGGATTGTTCGGCCTGTTCGTCTACACCGGACTGCGGATCGCGGCGCGATCGGTCGACCCGTTCCTGCGGTTGCTCACCGCGACCGCGACCACCTGGATCCTCGGCCAGGCCATGATCAACATCGGATACGTGATCGGGCTGCTCCCGGTGACGGGTCTACAGTTGCCCCTGGTCTCGGCGGGCGGGTCGTCCCTGGCGATCACGTTGTTCATGTTCGGTGTGCTGGCGAATGCGGCACGGCACGAACCCGAGGCCATCGCCGCACTGCATGCCGGGCAGGACGGCCGGATCAGCAAGATGCTCCGATTGCGGAAGCCCGAGCCGTACGCGCCGGTGTCCCCGTCCTCGACCCGGGCGGTCGCGGTGCGCCGGGCCCAGGAGCGCAGCCGCTCCGGCCGAGGAGCGGCGGGAGCGCCCGTGTCGTACCGCAGTGCGCAGGGGCGCGACGGTCGCGAGGGGGACCGGGCCAGGGACAGGGACCGCCGCGCCGCCGACCCCGGCCGTTCGCGCGATCGCCGGGCGAACGAGGGCCGGGCGACCGGATCCGGCCGAGGCGCGGATAATCGACGGGCACGCGGCGATCGCCGTGCACATGGAGAACGACGAGCGGGAGAGCGAGGAAATCGTAGGTGA
- the murD gene encoding UDP-N-acetylmuramoyl-L-alanine--D-glutamate ligase translates to MTDVDDLGRLRGRRVLVAGAGVSGRAVTGPLADLGAEVTVTDSRPESLARSAADGVATIPVEHLLADRGEIAEFALVVTSPGFRPDAPLLAAAAGAGVPIWGDIELTWRIDRAEIYGPARRWLVVTGTNGKTTTTSMLEAILVAAGIPAAACGNIGLPVIDALRTTPRVEVLAVELSSFQLFWAPSVRPDAGAVLNIAEDHLDWHGGMQGYIDAKARALTGRVAVVGLDDPEAARLGRASAAEVTVGFRLGEPEHGEFGIVAGALVDRAFADVEVLAPAAGITPPGEAGLLDALAAAALARAAGVAPEAVADGLAGHRVGPHRGAVVEEVDEVRYVDDSKATNPHAARSSLLAHSRIVWVAGGLLKGARVEELVIEIAPRLAGAVLIGEDAGVIAEALARHAPEVPVVRVETGDDAGVTPGEQTQVDRVVLPGSTPADAVMAVAVDRASRLAEAGTAVVLAPAAASLDMFDSYGHRGRSFAAAVAGLPGRSRGRAQTDPPGTP, encoded by the coding sequence CTGACGGACGTGGACGATCTCGGAAGGTTGCGTGGCCGCCGCGTGCTGGTCGCGGGCGCCGGGGTCTCCGGCCGTGCGGTGACCGGACCGCTGGCCGACCTCGGTGCGGAGGTCACGGTCACCGACTCCCGCCCGGAGTCACTGGCCCGTTCGGCGGCCGACGGGGTCGCGACGATCCCGGTCGAGCATCTGTTGGCCGACCGGGGCGAGATCGCCGAGTTCGCCCTCGTGGTCACGAGCCCCGGATTCCGGCCCGATGCTCCGTTGCTCGCGGCCGCCGCGGGGGCCGGTGTGCCGATCTGGGGCGACATCGAGTTGACCTGGCGGATCGACCGCGCCGAGATCTACGGTCCGGCACGCAGGTGGCTGGTGGTGACCGGGACGAACGGCAAGACCACGACCACGTCGATGCTCGAGGCGATTCTCGTCGCCGCGGGCATCCCTGCGGCCGCGTGCGGCAACATCGGCCTGCCCGTGATCGACGCTCTGCGCACGACTCCTCGCGTCGAGGTACTCGCCGTCGAACTGTCGTCGTTCCAGCTGTTCTGGGCCCCCTCGGTGCGCCCGGACGCGGGCGCCGTCCTCAACATCGCCGAGGACCACCTGGACTGGCACGGTGGGATGCAGGGGTATATCGACGCCAAGGCCCGGGCGCTGACGGGACGGGTGGCCGTCGTCGGTCTCGACGACCCGGAGGCGGCGAGGCTGGGCCGCGCATCCGCCGCGGAGGTCACCGTGGGGTTCCGGCTCGGCGAACCGGAGCACGGTGAGTTCGGGATCGTGGCGGGGGCTCTGGTCGACCGGGCCTTCGCCGATGTCGAGGTTCTGGCGCCCGCAGCGGGCATCACGCCGCCCGGCGAGGCCGGGTTGCTCGATGCGCTCGCCGCCGCGGCGCTCGCGCGCGCAGCCGGCGTGGCGCCGGAGGCGGTGGCGGACGGGCTCGCGGGACATCGGGTGGGCCCGCATCGGGGCGCCGTCGTCGAGGAGGTCGACGAGGTGCGGTACGTCGACGACTCCAAGGCGACCAATCCGCATGCCGCACGTTCCTCGCTGCTCGCGCACTCCCGGATCGTCTGGGTCGCCGGTGGCCTGCTCAAGGGCGCGCGGGTCGAGGAGCTGGTGATCGAGATCGCACCACGCCTGGCCGGGGCCGTGCTGATCGGTGAGGATGCCGGTGTGATCGCCGAAGCACTCGCGCGACACGCCCCCGAGGTTCCCGTCGTCCGGGTGGAAACGGGAGACGATGCTGGAGTGACCCCCGGCGAGCAGACTCAGGTGGATCGCGTGGTCCTGCCCGGGTCCACGCCTGCCGATGCCGTCATGGCCGTCGCGGTGGACCGGGCGAGCCGCCTCGCGGAAGCCGGAACCGCGGTGGTGCTCGCGCCCGCGGCAGCGTCGCTGGACATGTTCGACAGCTACGGCCACCGAGGGCGTAGTTTCGCCGCCGCGGTCGCCGGCCTCCCCGGCCGGAGCCGTGGCCGGGCGCAGACGGACCCGCCCGGGACCCCGTGA